One window from the genome of Cryptomeria japonica chromosome 6, Sugi_1.0, whole genome shotgun sequence encodes:
- the LOC131032212 gene encoding uncharacterized protein LOC131032212, which produces MEFSLFNVYGPTKTEEKKRVWKEILDQISMIDLEKAIVVGDFNALLNNEEKFGGLRMNARVMEDFRDFVIDNNLFDAISKTRNFTWTNRRANFNKIVERLDIIFAGSFWIRGKFDLESFILPITLSDHFLIQLNYTIPLIKVKGNFKFLSMWWRDSNFEINIEKWWKECIDIKGTPSYCFVKKMKYLKNKIKMWNVVSFKNNFAKKIRVEEELDRINNMVIEKGMTNEEFYAENSLKAELVEILLREEMFWQDKSRELWIDAGDSNSKFFHASLKAKRNKNRINQLMDDSGKMVGKAEELEYIAVKYFEKILGSSVGARDESVGYY; this is translated from the coding sequence ATGGAATTTTCTCTATTCAATGTTTATGGGCCGACCAAGACAGAAGAAAAGAAAAGGGTTTGGAAAGAAATTTTAGATCAAATTAGTATGATTGATTTGGAGAAAGCAATTGTGGTGGGAGATTTCAATGCATTACTTAACAATGAAGAAAAATTTGGAGGCTTAAGAATGAATGCCCGAGTGATggaagatttcagagattttgtgaTAGACAATAACCTCTTTGATGCTATCTCTAAAACAAGAAAttttacatggactaataggagggcAAATTTTAACAAAATCGTTGAGAGATTGGACATAATATTTGCTGGATCATTTTGGATTAGAGGTAAGTTTGATTTGGAGTCATTCATCCTGCCCATAACCCTTTCAGACCATTTTCTGATACAGTTGAACTACACAATACCATTGATAAAGGTGAAAGGGAATTTTAAATTTTTGAGTATGTGGTGGAGAGATTCAAACTTCGAAATAAACATTGAGAAGTGGTGGAAAGAATGCATAGACATTAAAGGCACTCCAAGCTATTGTTTTGTCAAAAAGATGAAATATCTTAAGAACAAAATTAAAATGTGGAATGTGGTATCCTTCAAGAATAATTTTGCTAAGAAAATAAGGGTGGAAGAGGAACTAGATAGGATCAATAACATGGTAATTGAAAAGGGGATGACGAATGAAGAGTTTTATGCTGAGAATTCTCTTAAAGCTGAATTGGTAGAAATTCTTCTAAGAGAAGAAATGTTTTGGCAGGACAAATCCAGAGAATTATGGATAGATGCAGGGGATTCAAATTCCAAATTCTTTCATGCCTCTTTAAAAGCAAAAAGGAATAAAAATAGAATTAATCAGTTGATGGATGATTCGGGCAAAATGGTTGGAAAAGCAGAGGAGTTAGAGTACATAGCAGTCAAATATTTTGAGAAAATTTTGGGATCCTCAGTGGGGGCGAGAGATGAATCTGTTGGATATTATTGA